GGCAACACCTCGCGCGGCGACGGCTACAACCCCTCGGGCGGTGGCGTCCACCGCAAGTCGTGGCCGCTGACGAACTCCCGGATCTACGGCTATGGACGTCCCGCGTACAAGAGCGCGGCGACGGAGGAGGACGACATGCCCAACCTCTATGTCTCGCTCGGGTCGACCTGGTCCCGCACGGTGAAGGCCGGCGCGGACACCGTGTACCTCGGGTGGGACCGCGAGTACGCGGACGCTACCCACGAGCACGGCAACACGGGCGTGTACCCCACCGTTCTGATGACCCCTTCGCGGTACGTCGCGACGGTGGGCGTTGCGGTCGATGGCCTGCCCGCGGGCGGGTCCGGGTGGATTCGGTTCGTGGAGGTGGCGGACACGAAGAACAAGGCGGGGGAGTTCCCGATCAAGGAAGCCGATCCGCTGCACACGGTTCACGGGCTCGCGGATGGTGGCCGCGTCCACGTGTCGCTGACGAACGCGGACACGATCGGCAAGGGCCGCCGGCTCCGCGTCCAGATGGGCGGGTTCACGCATGACGTGGTCGTGCGCCCCGCAACGATCAAGATCCACGGGTGGAAGGTGTGACCATGGGTGTGCACAGCAGGCCGGACGTGACGGTGCCGGATGGCGTCCTGGAGGACGAGCGGATGGACGTCCTCGCGCGGGACGTGTGGGAGGACTTCGCTCCGGATCGGCGTCTGTCACCCGCGACGGTTGCGCGCGTGAAGCGTGCGGGCGCGTCGCTCGCGTCGGGTCTCGCGGTGGCGGTGGCGCTCGCGGTGTGGCCTGCGGTGAAGTCGCAGGTTCTCGCGGGGACCGTCGACTACCCGACGCTGTTCGAGTCGGTTCGTGTGGCGGGCATGGCTGCGGCCGGCGCGTACCTGACGAGCCGGCTGCGTCGGAAGTAGCGCGAACACCTCGGGCCCTCCGGAGCCATAACGGGACTAACACACAGTCCCAACTCTGGAGGGCCCATGCGCGTCCCTGAACTACCGCTCCCGGACGATGTGCCGGAGCTGCCGGCCGGATGCTTCTACCGCGTGAAGCGGGAAGACCTGGTGTCCATCGGTCCGCGCTTCACGGTGGAGATCCGCCGGCAGGGCAAGCGGTTCTCGCACGCGGTGTACGGCACGGAGACGCGCATCGTCCTGGACAAGGACAGCGACCCGGAGGTCGCGGTGCGGCAGGCGTGCCGGTCCGCGGTCGCCGAGATGACGATCCGCGAACAGGAACGCGCGGTGTGGCGCGGCGCTGACCGCTACGTGGGCGACCACGGGCGGGAGGCATCGTGAACGACATCGCTCTCATGGGCCGCGCCGGAGCAGGCAAGGACACCGCGGCGGCGGAGCTGGTGGCGCGGCACGGGTACGCGCGGGTGGCGTTCGCGGACCCGTTGAAAGCGATGGCGCTCGCGGTCGATCCGTGGATCGAATGCGGCTGCTACGAACGCCGGCGGCTCACGGAGATCGTGAACGCGGAAGGATGGGACTCCGCGAAGCGGAACAGCCCGGAGGTTCGCCGCTTCCTCCAGCGTCTCGGCCTGGAGGGTGCCCGCGCGACGTTCGGCGAGAACGCGTGGCTACTGCTGGCGCTCCGCGAGATCGGCGCGCACCGCGAAGCTGGCCGGCCTGTTGTCGTGACGGACGTCCGGTTCCGCAACGAGTGGGGCACGCTGTGGAACCTCGGCTTCACCACGGTATGGGTCGACCGACCCGGCATCGAGGACGGCAAGCACGCATCGGAGGCGGAGCTGTCCGCGTCCGACGCGGACTTCCGCATCACCAACGACGGTGACCCCGCGAGGCTGTACGAGCAACTCACTCGCATCGCCTCAAACAGATACGAGTATCCGTAAGACGAAGGGCCCGATGGCGTCTGCTGTCGGGCCCTTTTTTGTGTCCGCGGGGAGGCCACTAGCAGGCGCGTCGCGGCGTCTTGGCTGGTCGGACCGGTGTGCAACATTTGCTAGCGCGGGAGAGACAACCTGTACACGGGGACTGTATGTTACATCTCGGCATGGCAAAGACACCGCGACGGAGGGGACCCGCGCAGATGGCACGCAAAGCCGCAGAACGAACATCCGACACTGACGACGGCACCGTGTTGGAGGGTGTGACCACCTGGACGCCGGAGCAACTCCGCGCGGACCCGGAGCGCCTCGCGAAGCTACTCAAGGCGAAGGACGGGACCCCCGGTAAGGACGTCGCGGTACGCCTCCAGGCGGAGGCGGAGCGGGAGAAGACGGCCGCGCCGCTGGTCGCGGAGGGGGTGAAGCTCGCGAAGGAATGGAACCGCGCGTACAACCGGGCGGGCGGTGTCACCCGGAAACTCGCGGAGGTCCTCGTACGGCTGCGGCTGCTGTACACCGATCCCGCGGACGAGACGAAGCCGGATATGGCTGGCCGTTCCTCGGAGTACAAAGCCGCGGCGGCTGCGATCTATGACCGCGCCGGCTTCGATGCCGCACGCAAGTCCAGTATGCAAGCGGTAGTGCGACATCACGTGTCCATTGTGCGACGCGAGGTGATGGTTAACGAACTGGGAATGACGGATGAAGACTTCGCTTTCTACGGCTTGAACCCTGTTGACCGCAACGCGCTCCGCCGTGGCAGCAAGCTACCTCCGCTGCGGCTGGACACCTCCGATCCCGCGAACGTGTACATAGGCATTGCGCAGTATGCGCGCAAGGCGCTGGACGTGCACGCGGACGGAGCGACGCCGGCCGAGTTGCCGGAGGAGAAGCGGGATGAGTACCGCGCGGCGCTGGAGGCGGTCCGTGCGCGTGCGGAGGAGCTTCTAGAAGAACTCGGCGCGGACTGACCGCGGCCACCACGGCAACCCCCGGACCCCGACCGGTCCGGGGTTTTCTTTTGCCCACCGCTAGGAACGCTGTGCGCACAGTCGATCACTGTAGGTGTGCAATGTAGAAATGTAGGTTTGAACGTAGATCTGGTATTAGCCCTAACGCGTTAGAGAGAAACCTAGATTTACGTTCAAACCTACATTCCTACATCGGGCCGTCCGGCGGACGTCGTCGCCGCTGACCGCGGCCACCACGGCAACCCCCGGACCCCGACCGGTCCGGGGTTTTCTTTTGCCCACCGCTAGGAACGCTGTGCGCACAGTCGATCACTGTAGGTGTGCAATGTAGAAATGTAGGTTTGAACGTAGATCTGGTATTAGCCCTAACGCGTTAGAGAGAAACCTAGATTTACGTTCAAACCTACATTCCTACATCGGGCCGTCCGGCGGACGTCGTCGCCGCTGACCGCGAACACCTGACCGCGATGGGAGCCACAACTACCCCGTAGGTGTCGATGCGGGAGGTTGCGGCGTGGGAAACGTCAACACGATCAAACGTGGCGGGAGTCGGTTCTATGTGGAGCCGACGTCCGGTCACAAGGCTCCGGGCGTGACGTCGATCATCTCGATGCTTCCGAAGCCGTTCTTGCAGTACTGGTCCGCGCGGAAGACTGCGGAGGCTGCGGCCGACAACCTGGACGTCGTCAACGCGCTCGCGGAGCGGGACCGTGACGCGCTGGTGGACTTCCTGAAGGCCGCCCCGACGCGGTACACGAAGTCGCGTCAGAACCTCGGTACGGCTGCGCATGACATGTTCGAGCGGCAGATCAGGGGCGAGGACGTTCGCCGCGTGGGGCCCGATCTCGCGCCGTACAAGCGGCACTTCGCGGAGTTCCTCGACCGTGTTCAGCCGGAACTGATCAGCGCGGAAGACGTCATGTGGTCCGACGCGCACGACTACGCCGGCAGCTCCGACGTCATCATGCGGATCACGGACCCTGAGACGGGTCTCCCGGAGATCGTGATCGGAGACTGGAAGACGAGCAAGGACACGTATCCGGACGTCTCCCTCCAGCTCACCGCGTACAAGAACGCGGACCGGATCATTTCGGCGGACGGTTCGTCGCGTCCGATGCCAGCGATTCAGGCCGGCGCGGTTCTGCACGTGACGGATGAGCGGTGGGCGTTGAAGCCGGTGGAGGTGTCGGACCGCGTGTTCGGCGTCTTCCTCGCGCTGCGTCAGGTGTTCGACTGGGACCGGCAGATGTCCAAGGAAGTGATCGGCAAGGCGATCGAGTCGGGCGGCCGGCTGGAGTCGGGCACGGAGCGGAGGGCGAAGTGACGTACGCGCTGCTGGTCTGGCTGGTCATCGGGGCGATCTCGTCCGCGGTCACCACGGTCCGCACGTCGGAGCCGGCGAAGTCCGCGGGGTTCCTGGTGAACGCGGCGACGAACGCGGGGTTCGCCGCGTACGTGGCGGTGGTGTGGCTGTGAAGCTCTACCTCGCGAAGCGCATCACGGGCGGAGGGTACGACACGCACGCCGGGATGGTGATCCGGGCGGAGTCGTACGGGGACGCGCGCCGGCTGCTGAACGACGCGCTGTACTCCAGTGAGCAGGACGGCGACTGGAGGATCGCGCGCGTCCGCGAGGAAGGTTCGCGCGGCGTGATCCTGAAGGACTTCTGTGCGGGATGACCGCGAACACCCCTTCACCCTGGGAGCCATAACTCCCCTGTAGGGGGTTCCGTGCGGGTCCGCTGTGTACTGCTCACAGCGGACCCGTTCGTGTTCCTGAGTACCCATTCAGGGAGTTGTCAGGACATGTCCAGACTTCGCATCTTCGAGACTGACCCCGACGCGAAGCCGAAGCCGCGGGAGGGTTCGGACATCGTCGGCCGGTTCCGGTCCGGGATGATGGACGGGCGCACGCCGGTCAGCCTGTCGGAGTGGCGCGTCACCACGGGCGACCCGGACGTCGCCGCGTACGTCGCGGAGAAGTTCGGCGGGTCGCCGGAGGAGTGGGAGACGGAGTCGGAGGAGAACCTCCAGGTGCTCACGTCCGCGAGCAAGGTCCGCGTGATCATCGACGGCCCGGACGCGATCAGCTCCGACATGCGGCTGTACGGCATGAACGGGCAGATCATCCATCACTGTGACGGGGTCGAGTACCTGTCGCCGGAGGAGGACGCGGGGGAGCCGTGCGGCTGCCCGAAGCTGTTCGCGGAGCGGAAGGCGCTCGCGAAGTCGGGCCGCGGTCCGAAGCCGGCGACCCGCATCGTCTTCACCCTCGCGGACGCTCCGCATCTCGGCAAGTTCGCCATGGGCTCCGGGAGCTGGGACCTGGTCCGCGTCCTGCACGAGTACGAGAACAAGATCGAGGACGTCCGCGACGACCACGACGGCGCGTCCGCGCTGTGCACGCTCGCCCTGGAGAACGTGGAGTTCGTTCCGAAGGGCGGGCCCATGAAGGGCAAGACGGTCTCGTACATGAAGCCGACCCTGACCGTCCACGGTCCTGCCGCGAAGGATGCGGCGGAGGGTACCGTCACCGTCTGACATTTCCGCTGTAAACCCCGGACTGACGCGCGTGTGTCGTCCGGGGTTTACGTACTTTCCTCGTAAAGTTGAGGGTTAAATCGTGACCGGAAATGCAATATCATCAGTCGCGCAGGCGGGGCTACTGGCTCCGTCTGTCGGAGAACGTAACTCCGCAGCCAAGCTGACGGCTGCGAAGGTGCGGGCGATCCGGGACGCTCACGCGGCGGGGGGTCGCTTGGCGGATCTCGCCCGCGCGTTCGACGTGTCTGACCGCACCGCGCGGCACATCGTCCGCGGTACGTCCTGGACGCACGTGCAGTAGGGGACAAAGGGGTACCCGTACATGAAGATCACGCAGATGGAGCCGGCCGATCCTGAGGACATCATCGTTCGGATGACGCGCGAGGACGCGCGGATGCTCGCCGCGCTCGCGGATCTGCCCGCGTGGCACCGTCAGCCGG
The sequence above is a segment of the Actinomadura coerulea genome. Coding sequences within it:
- a CDS encoding CHAP domain-containing protein, which gives rise to MAPAKGTAAAMIAEAISHDGTLETPTNHTEFGREFGWDGVAWCHIFLSVCARRSGCGEMIPWTAGCWTGVDWFRDRGQFFRRGAKTPRAGDIVYYGASGGDHVGLVTAVHDGRIYTCEGNTSRGDGYNPSGGGVHRKSWPLTNSRIYGYGRPAYKSAATEEDDMPNLYVSLGSTWSRTVKAGADTVYLGWDREYADATHEHGNTGVYPTVLMTPSRYVATVGVAVDGLPAGGSGWIRFVEVADTKNKAGEFPIKEADPLHTVHGLADGGRVHVSLTNADTIGKGRRLRVQMGGFTHDVVVRPATIKIHGWKV